Genomic window (Onychomys torridus chromosome 5, mOncTor1.1, whole genome shotgun sequence):
GTGAGACTAACAAGGCAAAGCACAAAGGGACTAGAGTGAGTTTTTCACCTGGGAAAGGCCAACAAGAACTGTTCACAAAGCATTCTAAGAAGGCTGCACCACTGCAACAGCCTGAGCATTAGCACGGCATTAAAGGGAGAGTGCAAAGGCAGAAATGCTCGTGAGCAAGTCATTCCTCATTTGCTCAGGTTCAAGGGCGCAAAAGGACAGGACAGTGGCAGTCACCTGAACAAAAATATAATCAATTATTATAATATGCTAAATATTTAATATAGGAaatacagtaaagaaaaaaaattgttctacTTAGTCTTCAAAGCTAAAATTTCAGGGTTTATGTGGTCCCTGTTCCTTTTTACGACCAGGATTCTCTAGGTAATGCAGGCAAGCTCAGAGGTTACTCTGAGGCCCAGGTggcctccaggtgctgggatgataggtgtgtgccatgacactGACTGAGCCTAGGAGAAACAGCTGGCACGTCTTCTGTCTCAGCAGCCATGAGGGGGTCTAAATGCCACGACAAGGGCAGAGTAACTGTAGATTTTAGATGAAAAGAGAGTATGACTGACTATAACCCACACTCAATCCCACTGGCAGTCACTGACAGCTCTTCGCCAGTAGGGTTTTCACTTTTCTGAGCTCTTAACTCTGCAAGAATAACTTTTTCTGTTTCCACTTTTCCATATTGTCTTCAGATACCTGCTAAATCCTTAAATATACCTGTCCTAACACTCTGGGTATTCTCATTCTCACACTTTCTCTCAAGATATTCCTAAAGTCAGCTGGGctgcagtggcgcacgcctttaatcccagcactcaggaggcagaggcatgcggatctctgtgagttcgaggccagcctggtctacagagtgagatccaggacaggcaccaaaactacagaaaaacgctgtctcaaaaaacaaaaaccaaacaaactaaaaagctATTCCTAAACTCAATAAAGAGGCTTGCAGAATTCCACTCTGGGCCTGCCTTCTTGGACATGATCTCAAAAGACACAACACTATCTCCTTCTAAGAACCTACCAAAATGTATAACTTTCCTGaagtttttaatcttaaaatccaataaaattgtccttgagcttacaaaatataaaaagaaaagtcaaaatgCTTGAAATTACATTGTGTTTTTCAATGACtcctatgaaaaacaaaacatcttgaAAAGGGAAAACTACTATCTCTCCCCAAACTGAAAAAGCAGAGTGGAACCAATACAGTACAGCTTTTCCTACCACGAATCAAAATGAAGAATTGAGAGTTAGAATTGGCAGTCAGACTGCAGTCTTTCATGTTAGTGATGCCTAAGGATAGCAGAAGAAAAGCACACTCCTAGAGTCCATTAGCTTCACTAATCAACTTTTAAGACTTAAGACTTCacagatgggttggggatttagctcagtggtagagcacttgcctagcaagcacaaggccctgggtttgatcctcagcttaaaaaagaCTTCCCAGAAATAGTCATTTCATACACTCACCATCTCCTTTGCAGCCCTACAGCTCACACAGACATCCCAGGTCCCCTACAGCTCACACAGACATCCCAGGTCCCCTACAGCTCACACAGACATCCCAGGTCCCCTACAGCTCACACAGACATCCCAGGGCCCCTACAGCTCACACAGACATCCCAGGGCCCCTACAGCTCACACAGACATCCCAGGTCCCCTACAGCTCACACAGACATCCCAGGTCCCCTACAGCTCACACAGACATCCCAGGTCTTAAAGCTCTTCCCGCAGGATTGGCTGGGGCTAGTGCTCCTTTAGTCTTGTGTTCTCAGTTTCAGCATCTCACCTCCAGTCACATCTGAGAGTAACACAGcatcacttcctctcttcccatcctctTTCAAGCATACTTAGTTCTTTAAATCCAGATACTTAGATACTTacctatacatacatacctatacataattagttaataattaattatataattaaatggAGGAATAATGGCCTGCACTAAGGTAGTCTATAAATATGGTGTTTACTATATAGACATTTATATAGCACTAAAATACTGCAAAGTCAAGCTTTAAATCAAGAAATCTAGACATAGTTTGTATTCTTCCTTTCTACCCTGTGAGTCTTCCATAAGAATAACTTCAGTGCTAGAGGGCAGCTTAGTATAGACTGCTTTGCTCTCCAGTGCTACTAAACATAAAAAGTAAACACATACTCTAAAATAAATTGTGAAGCTAGTGTAAGGCGATTTATCATCTGCAAATCCATCTCACTAGTGCACTGTTTTACCTGAAGCTCCAGTGTGCTCCCTACTACAATCCCGAGGTCTAGAATGTCTCCTCCACCTAAAACTTCTCCATTCCTCAAATTAGCCCATTGCAAGTCAACTCTGATCTGCCCTCAAGTTAAGCATTCACTCTAATATTCCTTCTATTTACTCCTGTTATTCAATGGATTCCTTAAAATAGCTGTTATTGTATCTAGCTCCCTGCTGTCCCGATTTAAAAATGCTGAACATGGATCTCTTCCTGTGTTCCCAGGGAACATAAAGAACTTGGCACACACATTAACAGATAAATTTATCAGTAATGGTGCATATCTGCAGACTCAGCACTAGAAGAGCTAAGGCAGGAAGGGCCTAtgatcaaggctagcctgggctacacattagGAAATTGTctcagcaaaaagaaagaaataacattaACTATATCAATAATGATATCAAGCTTACTGGTTGGGGCCTAATTATATTTTCCAGGTACAGAGTGCTACACACCTAAGTGTGCACTGAAATGTGTGCTTCTGAACTAGGAAAATGAGGGTACAAAGTACATGCAAATGAACAATCATCAGTTCAAAACTATTTCATTAAAAGCACCATCACAACTAATTATTCCTACAACTAATTTTTTCTAGGAATCTTGTTTTTGTAGGgagcttttgatttttaaaaggtgaGGGTGCAAGATACACTGTTTACAGTAGAGAAAAGGCTAAGCTGTAATCAGCAAGATTTATAAATGATCTAGGTTCTTGGTATCTAGGAAGGGCCACAGCCATTATGACCTCCTTCCTCTATGACCTCACTAGAGTCAGGAAAGAACTTGTCCAGGGAACTCAATCACACTCAAGAGCAATcaatttcattcctttttaaatgaACAGTAGTTACCATCTATCAATACCATCAACCAGTGAGCTAGATCCAAAAGCAACTAATGAATTAGACCAtgaaaggccttgggtttgatgcCAAgcacccctcctgcccccccattACAAATGAGCACAAAATGAAATGGCATTAAGTATCACTAAACTTTGTGCCTGTCATTTTAACTTCTTAAAACTTAAGGTTCACAGGCATCAAGGGCCAAGTGCATTCTGAAACTCTGCTTTCAACACACTTATTGCATAAACTTATAGGTCTACCCCAAATCTCACCTCCCCCACATGCACTGGTTAAGTACAGCCTTCCTTCTCTGATGTGCAGCTCTCAGGGACTGAAAactcaaagaaagagagagagagagagagagagagaggaagaagaaagaaagaaagaaagaaagaaagaaagaaagaaagaaagaaaagaagaaagaagggagggagggaagaaaagaaatgaagttaaaggaaagaaggaaggaaggaaggaaggaaggagagagagagagagagatccaaacAATGTACTAAGGAATTCCGTCATGAAGGAAGTGAAAGAATTTTCACAGCATCCCTCTGATCTACGTTCATGATTGCTAGAAGTCCCTGGGTTAGTGCAAGTAAGTTTATTTTGATCTTTAATAGATGAGCTCATTAAATAAGCTTTAACTACTTGCCAATTTTAGTGGTATAAACTAGTGGAGGGAAACCCTAGATTTCTAGAAAGATTTTTCAATATAGTTTTACGATTTTTTCGAtagtttctcaaatatttttggaGCTACAAGCTTAACTTCATTCTGGTTACAGGTGCAAGCACGGTCTTATAAACAGAGCAGGGTGCAGAACAACGTGTTCTTGGCGTTATGAAAGCCAGCTTTCGCTAGAACTCTCCACCGCTATCGACTGAGAAATATGGCAATGAGAGGGGGCGGGGCAGACAATGGCATAAACTTTCGTCCCGACTGCTCAGGTTAGGACACCTTAGCGCGGGCGACCCCACCGCAAGGCGTAGCTGTTAGAAGCAGCGCCGGGAAGCCCGCACGTCTACCTCTGGCTGCCGGGAGGAGGGCGGTGTGGTCGTCCCCTCGCTCTCCCTCCTTCGGGACCCAAAGCCAAATCTCACGCACGAGCGGTTCCGGGTGCTCCAAAACTTGTTCGCGAAGTACCCGGAGAAAGAGCGCGGGGTGGGCGAGCCCCAGCTGCAGCCGAGACGCGGCGTCCAAGCCTACAAGCAACACGGGAGTCAGGTGGGCGCTCTAGAAATTTCCGGGCGGGCGTGCGGGCGGCCGCACCTGTCACGCCCGCGGCCCGCCCAGGCCTGCGGCCCGCACTCTCCCGCAGCCTCCGCGGCCCTCTCGCCCTTCCCGCCGCCCGGCCGGGTCCCCGCCTCAGGCCGCACTCGGCCGCGTCGCCTGAGCCGCGAGCTGCGGGGCTCCGCGGACTCACCGGGCCTCGCCGCGGCGCGGCCGCTCTCCTCTCCCCGCCGCTCCCGCGCAGCCCCGGGCGTTGGGCGCGGGGCGCAGGCGTCCGCAGTAACGGGCCCGCGGCCGGGCGGCGGGCGCGCGGAGGCGGAGCGGAGCGGAGCGGCAGGCCTGGCGCCCGCAGCGGCGCGCGGGACTTCTTTCCTGAGGGTCGCGGCGCGGCGCGGCGGACGCTGGTGCCGAGGAGAGGTCCGCGGGTGACGGACCGCGGAGGACCAGAACCACCTGCCGGAGGAGCCGCGCTACGGGGGCCGCGCAGGGTCCAAACGGCTCGCGTAGGCTGCGGCTCCGCGGTCCTCGGGGTCGCGGAGCCGGGAAGGTGGGAGGCCTTCCGGGACAGAGGCTTAGGCCGCCGCCCGCGCAGCGCGGCGGGATCACTGGGCTCTCCCGAGGCCCGGGGGCGGAGGAGGACCGCCAGTCGGGGAAGGAGGGCGGTGCCGCCAGGAGATGCAGACAGCCCGACGGCCTCGGATTCCCCAAGGGAAAGAGAACTGCTCAGCTCTGCCGCCCCGAACACCTATCGGGTCTCGGTTTAGGTTTGCAAGCTAAGTTAAGTGGCTTACCCAAGCCCAGCAGCCAAGGCAGAGCTGGAACGCCGCTGTACTGCCCCGGCGCTATCCCACACAAGTCACTTCCCCGGGTAGGATGCTGCGGGGACACCGAGAGGAGCTGAAGTTATCCTCGCCCTCACAGAGAAAGGAGCGAAGCAAAGCTAGAACTGTAGAAAACGCCAGACCACCAGAGGGGCCTTGTGGAAAAATACAAAGCACCACACAGGAGGACAGCGTGCATCTGTGGGGCAGCGTGAGGGAGGAGGCTTCTGGAATTGGCCTGGGAAGAGGTGGAGTTTTGCAGGGAGACCTTGGGGCCTCAGATGCAGGCCTTTGGACGCGCGCTCCACTGTGACTGAAGACGCCAGAGGCTGGGGCATGGTGACAAGTGCAGAGACAACTGGAAATGGGGCACAAGTTCCAAATGGGAGGATTTGTGTTTAAGGCAGTGTTTCGTTTTCTAGGTTTAGAagttgggaggaaggaaaggctttTGCTTTGTAAGTACTGTCTGAAGAAGGCAGACGTTAGAGATGGAAAACTGGCGGCCTGTGTAGACCCGGAGAAGGTCAAGACCAGCTGTGACAGCTGTTACAGaggtgtgatgacacacacctgtgatcccaacactgggagtCCGAGGTCAGTGCTTACACAGAAGGTTGATCTGGGCGTAGGGGCCAGAGGGTAAGACTGAGATGGGGGGAGGAATTTTAAATGATGTATAGTACACTTTACAGGATTTGACAGCTTGATTGGTTAGggttagagagagagaaacggGGGCTTGAGACTGGATGATCGTAAGAGGGACAATacttagaagagaaaggaaacagttactctaaagaattatttttaaaaatgtatttattctacATCCAGGCCgaagtttccctccctcctctcatcccagtcccttcccccaaCACCCGGAGTTCCCACCTcctgtttttgattttttattcttttggggggcccaccacaaagctcccaaataaatcacacacaaaggcttattcctaattataaatgcccactcttagcttggcttgttactTTTCAggtttccttaacttaaattgtcccatccaccttttgcctctgggctgttCCCGTTCTctcacttctgtaaatcttattcttactccatggcttgctatgtagctgggtggctgggccctgtagtcttcctcctccttctctggttacttctttctcctcccagatttctccttctgtttattctctctgcctgtcagcccggcctgattctctttcctgcctcattattggccattcagctctttattggaccattagacattttagacaggcaaagcaacacagcttcacagaattaaacaaatgcaacataaaagtaactCACCCTAAAATAGTATTCTATAACACACCCcctaatccactcctcttccgtttttttttttttggttgttgttgtttaggaaagggcagatctcccatggatatcaacaaaacatggcatatcaagttgccttaagactgagcacctcccatgtattgaggctgggcaaggcgatCCAGTATTCAGAGTAGCGTCTCAAAAGCCTGTagaagagtcagagagacagacaacCCCTGCAGGCACtactggttgtttgtttttttgttttttttttggttttttgtttttgtttttgttttttttccccaaatgtgcattggtgttttgcctgcatgtgtgtctgtgtgagtgtgccagatcccctggaactggagttacagacagttgtgagctgccatataagtgctgggaattgaaccagggtcccctggaagagcagacagtactctcaactactgagccatctctccaggccccagacaTCTACTTTTTAGGAAAAGATGATCAGTTTAGAGTTGGACATTTGGAGGGGTTGAAGGCAGCCAAATAGATGTGGTCACTAAGAAGTTAGAAAGAAAAGTTCTGAAATAGGTGGAAGAAGTGAATGGGAATGCACACGGGGTTGAGGAGAGAGTGCAGTGGGCAGTTTGCATTCTGTCCCCAGAAAGAGTGTAAAATCTCCCATGGTAGCATGATCTTGTCCCAGTGATTAGCAGATGGGGATGGGGGATCCCTGGGTCTTGCtagccagcctgtctcaaaaaaacaaaaatcaaaaaacaaaaacaaaaagcccaaggtGGAATCACTTGAGGAATGATAATCAAAGTTGTCcttctagcctccacatacacatgtacatctacacacatgtacacacaacccACCTGCATGTATAGGAGCACcccacatctacacacatgtacatacaaccCACCTGCATGTATAGGAGCACCCcccacatctacacacatgtacacacaatccACCTGCATGTATAGGACACCCcccacatctacacacatgtacacacaatccACCTGCATGTACAGGAGCACCCcccacatctacacacatgtacacacaacccACCTGCATGTATAGGAGCACcccacacatctacacacatgtacacacaatccACCTGCATGTACAGGAGCACTCcccacatctacacacatgtatacacaaccCACCTGCATGTATAGGACACCCcccacatctacacacatgtacacacaatccACCTGCATGTATAGGAGCAccccccacatgtacacacaatccACCTGCATGTACAGGAGCACCCCCCcccacatctacacacatgtacacacaacccACCTGCATGTATAGGAGCACCCcccacatctacacacatgtacacacaacccACCTGCATGTATAGGACACCCcccacatctacacacatgtacacgcaATCCACCTGCATGTATAGGAGCACCCcccacatctacacacatgtacacacaatccACTTGCATGTACAGGAGCACCCcccacatctacacacatgtacacacaatccACTTGCGAGTACatgagcaccccacccccactccatacacacagaaatagatGGGAAACTCCTCAGCCTAGCATTGTATTGCTGTGAGAGAGGCGGGTAGACACAGTCTTCAAATACATTGTTAGTCTTGCTATCTCAAGTATGGCCACATCTGTGCCATCAGCAAGTCTGTTAGAAATATGGGGATCTCAGGCCCCAACACAAACCTGCCAACTGACACCCTAGGCTTCAAAGACATTGCAGGAGGTGATCCACGTGGGTGTTTGGGAAGCTGGGAC
Coding sequences:
- the LOC118584695 gene encoding translation initiation factor IF-2-like — translated: MIARSPWVSATKSHARAVPGAPKLVREVPGERARGGRAPAAAETRRPSLQATRESGGRSRNFRAGVRAAAPVTPAARPGLRPALSRSLRGPLALPAARPGPRLRPHSAASPEPRAAGLRGLTGPRRGAAALLSPPLPRSPGRWARGAGVRSNGPAAGRRARGGGAERSGRPGARSGARDFFPEGRGAARRTLVPRRGPRVTDRGGPEPPAGGAALRGPRRVQTARVGCGSAVLGVAEPGRWEAFRDRGLGRRPRSAAGSLGSPEARGRRRTASRGRRAVPPGDADSPTASDSPRERELLSSAAPNTYRVSV